cgatttgatttttaataagtttttCTGTGACCCAAACATCCATAAATAGCCCTGTTATCTGGTAATGGTATAGTATAGTTGGTAGCTTATCGGCTGACCGCCTCTAATTGATTTGCTAACGTTTGGTTAGTCAAGTGGCGGGTAACACTGTACTTTGGCGCCTGAACGGGGACTATACCCTGATAACTTGATAACAGCGGATATCTTTAGAGGGTTTCACAATAAATCACACTGCTCATCTTTTCAAGTTAtgaagttaaatttttatttacccAATGGAAAAACacttattgtttttattttcgaataaataaagtagatatttatatttatttgggtTTTATTCGTTtatgcttttatttaaaattaaaacgatCGCTTAGTGATTTTTAAACCAAACCCGTAGATTCTTTAGAATCTTCTGGAGGTCATTGCTGTTTTGAGAGGAGAGGGATTTCAAGTCCTCCTCAGGCGCCGCTTCCTTTTCACCACTACTTGTTGTGGATTCCGTGGAAACAGATGAGGAATCAGTAGAGGATTCGGTAGAATCGGAGGGCGAATCAGACGAGGATTCAGTAGAGGATTCGGTGGAAGCGGATGAGGAGTCTGTCGACGAATCAGTGGATGATTCGGTGGACACGGAGGACGAATCAGTTGAGGAATCCGTTGAGGATTCAGTGGAGACGGAGGACGAATCAGTAGACGATTCGGTGGAAGCGGAGGAAGAATCAGTCGAGGAATCAGTAGAAGATTCGGTGGAAACGGAGGACGAATCAGTAGAAGATTCGGTGGAAACGGAGGACGAATCAGTAGAGGATTCGGTGGAAGCGGACGTCGAATCAGTCGAAGAATCCGTGGAGGAGGCCTGGGTGCTTGTGGATTCCGATGGAATTGGAGCGCCAGCAATGCAATCACCCAAATCCGCGTACAGCTGACCGTAGCTCTCTCCATAGGCCCTCTGGGTCTTGTTGGTGCACACCTCTTCCTTCACCTTGATGAGACGCACTTCCTCCTCCACAGCAGCCAGCAGCTCCGAAGCGTTAGCGGAGATGGTGAACATGGTTTTGGTGTTGTTGGAGCCCTGAAATGtagaatatttgaaaattagtAAATGTTATAGAAATATACTATATAGTTAACTTAATCAACCGCAAACTAAATTTCGAATATGTATTTAGACTGAAAATCATGTTTCTGGCAAAGTAAAACTTTAGTAACTGTTGGATTTGGTAATCACTATTAAAagttaacaatttaattagatTATATAATCATGTGTTTGactaatcattttttttttttcaacgcgaaaataatttgtaatcaTCAATTTGGGAGTGGTTCATGTTCGCGGCAACACATCAAAAGTCAACTTACGGCTTCACTGTAGCACTGGAAGTAATCTATGGCCGCTTCCTTTGTACTACATGCGGTGAGGGCATCGCAGGAGCTCTTGGCTGAGGCATCGATGGCATCTCGTTCTTCCTTGGTATTGTCGTTGATCTGTGAGACCTCCTGACTAGCTGTTTCCAAACACGCATTTAAATCAGCCTTGTAGGTCTCCACAACGTCGTTCAGCAGGGGAAGATAATAATCCAAGCATTCAAGGGTATGTCCACCATCGTTGCCGAGATCACGTGATTGTATCAGGAACTGCACTAGGTTCTGGTGCGGATTACTAAGTTGCAGGGGCGGATACGCAATGGCCTGACTAAGGCCAAGGGCCAAAAGGATAGCGCACAACTTGAcgagcatttttttttttatatacagTTTACGTTTAAACTATTCCAGCGATCGAATCGTACTTATTGGATCCCACCTAGCACCTGCTGTATTTATAGGCGTCGCGATTGAGTGGTCCATAAAATAATATTCCTACCTTGGTTTCCATTAAAAACCGCATGTTATTGCCATGTTATTGGACAGCTTTAGCCTATCACTCGAGCTATCTCAAAAACCCGGCCGTAGTCAGTCTTATCAGTCTTATCGGTTTTATAACCATCACTCCATTGGGTCCCACCCGGCAAATCCAGTTCAAGGGTTTCCTTCACTCCGCTCCCAAAATTTTTATTCACCTAGATCAGCATTCGATCGAATTCTATACTTCCCAGAATTGATCTTCATACGCAATTTGCCGAgcttgctaaaaaaaaaaaggaagcaaATAGCTAAGAATTTAAGGCTTAAATAATCTAATCTATTTCGAGTGTTTATAGTGCGAATATACACGTGTAGTCTATATGTCTGTCATACAGTTCGATTCTTGGAATATTCACAAACCACTTGAAAGTATCGGAGGTAACGCGAAACAATcttattattaaatgttattGGTGAAAAGAAGTAAGTGCGACAAGTCCTTCGACTTGGCTAAAAGTAAACAAGTAGGCATGCTAGGGTTGAGTGTAACGAACTGGGAAGTAACAATTATAGACCGCGGCTTTTAGGATTTCCCAATTCGTTATCAATTAATTTCTGAGTCGATATTCGGGCACAGATTGATTACTTGATTTTGGTATAATTTCTATGACTAATGACCGAACAATACACATTTCAAGCTTATCAAAAGAGCTTGTCGGTCAACACAATAATTACATTTGAAAAAGTTGAATGACTCACTTCACCCGATATTGTTgcccaaaataaaaatctatcgTTGAGATGGTTGGCCAAGATTAAAGCCGTCTCCATTGCATACCTCTGCATAATTATCAGAGCCCAGTGGAGTGAAGATGCCATCAGGTATACAGGAGCTGCCGGAGCAAGGACATCTTCTAATTTGCATATCTTAATTGCGTGTTCTTCTTTGagtcagtgtgtgtgtgtgtgttttgggtaTCGCAATGCCAACCAACCAATAGGCAGGCTGCAAGACGGCAAGGACGCAGGATACTGGGACTTGCCAAGTTATTGgctttattttggcaaagtgaAATCTTCTCCCCTTTGCACAGCGCttctaatttgttttaattgcagTGACAACAAGGCCGCCACCGGCAGCTGTACAAACAATAACACcacatgcaattaaaattgaataaaaaaaaacaccgcTAGGAAAATGGCTCTGATGTTTATTTAACTGTTACCGCTACCTTAAAGTGTCCCGTCCTAGATTTCCTTTTTCCTCGCCCTTTTTATTTGTCCTGCCCGGGGTAAAGTTTTCCCAGGCTGATTTACATGTTTGTCCTTCCATTCCCCGCTAATgccaacccccccccctccccccagTCCGTGTCCTGCTGGATCTTTGATAAACTTGGACTGatggcaaatgcaaaaagttttatttgcaTCGCATCAGGTTGGTTTCCTACTCGGTTTTCCACCTAGATCGGTCCGTTAATTAAGTAAGTTGCAATGGGTTTTAGTTTCTCGTTTGAGTTTCCAGATTGACTTCATCACTTGATTCCATCTGTTTAGTTTAAGGATTGGAGCCAATCCTTAAGCCATTGCCATTTCTCAAAGGCCCTAGGCCTGTTTTTCAATTGCATCAGAAGTTTACTGAAAACGGATAAAAAGCCATTCAGACGAAGATAAGAGTATTcttggcaaataaattattctAGCTTGGAATTTTAAATGGCTATTGAAACAGTTGTATCAActcatataaaatatagttGTAAGTTAAGTGTTTAGTTTCTTTAACATTATTTAGAGCACAATCTCATTTTAATTGTAAGATATgccacaaaatattgtaagtCCAAACTTTTCATTAAACATTAGCTATACCCCTAGTTATAGCCCAAAAAATGAGTATTAATATTAGTTTACTTTATTAATTGTTCACTATTAATATTGTCTTTTTGCAATGTTCCTTTTTAGTTTATTGATATTGACTTTTATATTGTTCAAcccttaaagaatatgtttgAAAATATTGTCCAGTCTTCTTGGAAATCGGTGCTGGCTGTTGCCACTGCTGTTTTCAACGGAACTAAAATGCGCAACTGTCGATGGAGATCTCGTTGTTGAGGAGGTGGAAGACGATGAGGTGGTGGTTGAAGGAGATGGGGTCGTGGTGGTAGTAGTGGGGTTGGCGgcggtggtgctggtgctggagctggagctggaactGGTAGTGGTGGTGCTTCTTTCCGGCACAGGATTCTCACCGCTCAGGCACTTCTGAAGATCTTCGTAGGACTCGCCGGAGCGGATCTCATAGTTCCTGGACGTTGCAGAACAGCATTGGTCACGGGTGAACACCAGTGTTTCGACCTGCTGACGCAGTGAACTGACCGAGACCGAAGCATTGGCTGCCACATTCGACAACTGCTTGGAATATGTCGGACcctgaaaattaatttgaatttgaatgttttaattttacaaaataagacttatcaaataattgtatttaaaaaatcaaatcactATTCACTTACCTCAGTGGAGTAGCAGGATAGAGCATTTTCGCTGTTATTCTGTTTATCGCAGTCCAGCAGGAACATGCAGGATTCGAAGGTGGAATTGCTGAGGTCCCAGACAACGGAATTGTACTGTTCCAGAACCTGTTCATAACCGCCATCATACTTATCGACGCACAGATTGTACTCATCCACATACTCCGCATACTCGGTTTTGAATACGTCATTATAGTAGTCAAAACATTCTACGGTCAGTTGTGGATTATTACGCTGGATATCACTGGTGGCGCTCATTATCTCAAGAATTCGCGAAGGACCAGAGATGAGGTTGGGATTCGCGATGCAGGAGCCAATGGCCACGGTGGCCAGCAGGATGGCGATGAGATGTGACTGCATGTTGCTCGTTGTGAGGTTCGTTTGAAACTTGCTTCTAACTGGCTACTGGCCAAGGCATTTATGCCAAGTCTTTGGGTGCCACAGACTTAGCGATCGCAGGGGCTTTTCTCCTATCTTGATGCAGATAAGACATATCAGTATGCCACTCACCCTACACACCGGACTTGGTCTACTTTCATTTCCTTCGAAAATCTGTAAACAATCATACGTCGACAAAATGGCGGTGGGTATCTGTTTTGAGACGTTCCATTTTAAATCGGTCATTGATTGGAGGTCATTCAATTGTTACCCCGCCGGAATGAATGTAAATCTAATAATATTCGAGTTTTTAATGCGAAAATTCCTCTGATATCATTATTATTCGGCACTTGCCGCAGTCAGGTTTGCATAACCCAGATAATAACCATCAAAAAGCACCTTGAATGGGAATGACTAAGCTTTGGGCCGTGAAAAGTAAGAAGGGGACTCCCGCGTAAATAAGTAAACAGAGTTTTAGAATTTTTCTTCTTCTAATTTTATGGTCTTTATATTtctaaaattatgtttataacGATTTGGAAATtaagttatttaaatttttatctaGTAAGTTTAAGCCGCCAATAATTAATACTTAATACTTAATTAATActtcataataaataataataataaagaataattttattttattttaaatttgactatccaaaataatttaaacgcACAAGactttaaaacaaaataacactGGTGCTGATACTGAAGAATTAAATATGTCAGGTTAAAATTAAGTAAATTGATGAAGTGAACACATATCACGTGAATGGCATAAACAAACCATATTTTTAACGGATTATTCAAACTTGACATTTAAATTCCTGAAAGTTCAAAATTAGGGTTACTGCTATTCGTTGGTAAGGTCGTGATGGCACCCCACCCATGTGTAATTACCAATTTTCAACTAAATTACCAAGTTCATAAAACGagatatattttattctttaCTGAAGCATTCTTTATCTCAACGGGTATCTTGTTTACACCAATTTTATATACTATTATTAAAtggcaattaatttatttgtgccACATTAATCATTTCGATCACCATGCCTCTTATCATACCACAGCTCTGGTTTGAAGTGTGTGTGGTTGGGAAAGAGTAACGGAAGATATTCCTCcaacttttaatttaactgGCTACGACCGTTCCAAGAattcgatttattttttatttcctttgccACACAAAGGATTGACCAATTATAATTGCTCTTGAGATTATGAATAATGcacaaaataattgaatattgcCTCATTTCTGCAAATAGAATTCATTGTTAACCGAATAACAAAATTCTTGATATATATTTGCGATACAAATAGATAATTACAGTTTatgaaatcataaatttcAACACAACGAAGTTAATAATTGAATTGggcaaattttttaaaatgaacaCTAACGTtccacggggcgtatgattaattttatttacctGCCATTGCAGGTATGCAGTTCGTCAGCTGTCGCTGGCTCTTCTCCTTGCTGAGCTGCATACTAAGCAGTCCTTTTGGAGCAACTGTTCTGCAACGGAAATAGGAACACTGGAACAAATTTGGTTTTGCTTTGATAAGTATTGAGAAAATTAGGACTTAGAAAAGAGTTAAGTGGAGGTAGATACTACTATTTATATGAAGAAGTCGtgtttaaaatagattatacTGCTAATTCAATTGGCCTtaggatattttttttgttttcgtattatttttcGCCCAGTGGATCGACTGGCCCGAGTATTCATTTCCACTCCAAAGCTGTCAGGACGAAATGAAGTCGAGTAGCGTCAGCCGGCTTTCGGTTGCCTTGAGTTCCTCAGAGTTTCGCTGAATGGGTAGAAACAGCCGCTGATGGATTGTCAGTGGAGGGACGAGCTGTTAAATGGCGCACAAATAAGTGTAATTGTTTTGTAAATGGCCCCGTAGTAAAACAATTTCCAATGCCACTCCGCGTCTGCTTCCTGTCAGCCggctggttggttggttggtaaCTCACTCGTCTGCCTTGCACTTGAGTCACCCCAAAGAAAAATCACCTAGCGTATTAgctataatttaatttataacacCCACTAACTTAGCACTGTCAACGCGACGAtagaagaaaaagaaggcattGCCTAAGTGACTAATTAACTATTGCTAGCCATAAATAGGTAAAGTGTCCAGGAAACTTGATAACTTGACTTTCAAAGTCACATCTAATCAAAAACAATGGTTTGCAATCAATGGGGGCTCCTTaataaaagattcaaaaaATCCAAAGTACGGAAAGAGGAAGTAAGCATCATAATGGTTATTAAATGGTTAAATGCTATTTTTAAAACTCGCTTAACCGTGACTTGTTAACTGTTATGGTTAATAACACCGGTAGTAGTTACTGTCgtacatttaattgcattttaaacataaatttgtACTTAGGCATGTTGTACTTGTTGATTCAACATTTGCCGACTATAAATGCAATTGATACAATACTTGCTAATACCCAGAAATGTCGAACATACGACATAGAAAATTTCGACACGGAAACGACGACAGTATTTTGAAGAGCTGCTTATCGAGAAGACATTTATACGTCATCAAATGTAGATAAGAAACTTCTCCTTTGGCCCAATAATAAAAGCTGATAACGACTTTGTGAATCGCAATTATCAGGTGGTAATTAAAAAGCGTATATAGGTTTGCCCTTTCATATTCGCACTGATCCACCACCAACATGGAAAGCTAATGAACAATTTCGTTTAATATAGTATTCGATTAATTTTACAAGCACTCCGCCACATAACGTATACGCACTGATGTCACTGTCCATTATTACGgctattattatcattattattataaactAGGAACACTGCAATAACAGAGCCGGATTTTACGATTGCCATAACAAGAAGCGATGGCAATTAAAGGAGACGCACGCTATGATATAAATATCCATCTACCGCAGCCATAAAGTTGCGAACTGGACACGCTGTAACTTTATGGTTAGCgcgtgaaattcaattaaaagccatGTTCGATATTAGCAACAATAGCTGCAGGATATCCACATAGATATACGTTGGATGGCCGAGCGTGGCCGAGTCATAAACGAAActtattgaataaaattgaagGGCAGCAAAATAGACAGGCAGTCGGCGGTGGCAATGGCAGTCGCAATCAGCCGCCAAAAACCCCGATAAGCGTGTTTCCGTGTAAATGCCGGGAGTTGGGTAAAGTGAATAGAGAGTTCAGTATATGGAATAGTTTTGTGTGATTTATGCCCCACCAGCAGAACCAACAGTACGAACAGCACCATCGGCTTTTCGGTGGGCGTTTAATTGCCCCTGGATGCGGCACCCAATGTGGCTGGGAATGCGGCAGTGGATGTGCGTCACTATCCATAATGATTATACGCTGATAACGGCAGTCGGCAGCTTATATCACACGCATGCAGTATAAGTTGTATAACTGACAAGCTGCAGTcccgaaattaattaaaccagATCCACCACACGGAGGTGGTAATAATAGAAATGTACTTGTCCTTGTCCTTGGTCGTGGATACACCCGTGGAATGCACTCGAATTTCAGTGGGTCATGGTGAAGTAAGCATTCCAGTAAAACGCaatctaattaaaaattttccaAGCCGCTGCAAAATGCATATAGCATACACCGTATACACCGCGTTGTATGctgaaataataatttttaattgcaaaaatgATGGTGAAATAAAGCTATTCAACTAAAACCCGTTATGCATTCGGTGCACAAAAAGGCGAAAACAGAAGCAGAAGTTTGTGGAAAAATAGAGatctgcataaataaatatagaaacgAGAAGAAGAAACCGCAAAGCATGACCgcagaaaatatatatacatacacaaaaGCTGCAAAACTTGTGGCCACTATTTGATAAACTTTAAGATGTCAAAGTGCCGAGGAGCCAGGAAACAGGCAGTGAAAAGTCTGACTGACAAACTTATGGACCAAGTAAATGTcctaaaatgaaatgaaatgagtGAGGAGCGAAATAGTCGAAAAGCCACAAAAAGCACAGGCATTACGTAGAAGTCAACAATGGAGGCAAGTTGGCCAACAGCAGATGAGGACTTCGCATAAAAATTGCTATTCTCGAGAACCTCACAAAAAAATTGCGCTCAGACTGGGCAATATCAGGCAGCAGACTGAATGAGGGTAGAccaagccaaacaaatgtAAAGTTTATTAGATCTTAAGTGAAGGAGCCGAGGGAGTGGCAGAGGGTCAGTAATGGCACAACGTCACATCGCCATCTGCAGAATGCAATAAAAGGGCTTAACCCAAAAGCAAACGTTTTGCAAATATGTGAAGCAGCTTTGAAAAATGCTAAGTTCATCCGGAAAGAAATAACACGAGAGGAAAACTGCATCTTCCCACATTTGCTCGGTTTTTTAACTCAACAAGTCCAATTTCAATCTTAAGAAAAAAAACTCAACTTAATAtacttaaattgtttaaatgttattataatttgaaAGATTTAAGAAGTTATGGCTGAAAAGTTTATTAGGGTGTATGCAAAAATGTCAGAAAAACATGATGACAGACGAAATCTGTCATTTTATTTGGCATTTCAATGATTTCCGCTTGAAAAGGGGTAAAAGAATTTATCTATGAAATTACCTGTGCTTCAATGAAAGATATCAAAAGCTAATTTTAGCTCGGGCATCAGCTGTCGACGTTCGTGAAACTTTAAGACAAGCTAATGAATATGCCCCAATAACTCGATTCAATTTGCGTCAGCGTGAAAATTGCCATAGATATACACggtggttgttgttgtactATCGCAGTgctggtttggtttttttttttttgttgtagcTTGTTCCGATATGTCAGTGAGTTAGTTTCATGTTATGGCCATAAATCAAgccaaaaattcaaatgttaTCAGCGCGGCGGGATATTCCACTGCAGTGTGGGTGCGTCTTCCTGTTCCCTCGCTccctatctctctctctctctctctctatctctctctctctctctctctctcttgccGAACTATCCCTATCTCCCTCTTGCTGCCGACACTTGCGGGGCGATAAGCAAGCTGCCACCGCTCAGTTAGTTGCCCCTTCTACATTGGTATGCACTTTATATAATGCCGCTGATGACGACGCCGACAGTGGCGTCCAGCTTTATCCTTCTTACTATGTAGCTACAATGGAGGTCAACACAATAGCAGTCACTTTTTTTGGTTCATTAAAGAAAGAGAAAGTACAAAAACAGACCCATGGTagtttgaaaaaatatataaacaaagtATTGATATTACCATAcctatttaatttaattaaatccatCTAGTTTATTCTATTAtcaaataatttgcatatttccgGCAATTTTTTCACTGACCACGCTTGTATTTACAGGCTTTGATAGGGGAGTAATTAGTTTGAGCGTTCCGCTGGCTTTTCCGCTCCCAATGTCAATCGCTCTCCTGTATACCAACAGGTGGCATATCTAGCCAAAGCATCGGCCATGGCGCTAAACCACGGCTAACACTTCTGGCCAACATTATAAATGGCCAAGCATCTGGCTTCTGGTGGCTCATTCGCACCAAAGGCCAATACCAATTCGCAGAAGCCTGAACAAAATCGCGTCGCGATCGCTCCGAACCGTCGGTGAAAAGTTAGAGAAATTTGTTTCGGTGTCTGAAATATATGGAAATAAGTTCTACAGCTACAAAATATGAAACAAGGATCTGTCAGTTGTCTTTGAAAATATCCCCAGACTCATCAGGTTCCTTGAATATTcgcaaaaatcaaaagaagccATTTGCATTGTTGCGTCATGTGTTCCAAAGCATTGGTAAGTTCAACATATCTGTTGTGTACGAACAAATAatagaaatacaaatttgGGAATTCTTTCTCCACTTCACTATTTGCTCCACTGAAAACGATTATAAAGTCATGAATACTTAGCTCGAAATTCTGAAAGATGTAAAACCCAACTCTAAAGAGAGTTTTTctgataaaaatatttgcatgcgGTGCCCTCTTACCCGTCAGTTTCAAATCCAGATTTTTTCTAAAACTCTGTGTGATTTTACTCGCACTGCTTCATAAGCCCATTGCAGTTTTGGGGGGAACAGTTTAAAGTTCTCCTCGCAAGAATGCGAGTGCAACACCAACACTCCTTTTGCCCGGTAACGATAAAACTTACATGAGCTTGGATCTCTGGCAATATGCAAACAGTAATTGAATTAATGCCATGAGCCAAACGAAATGTTGACCGAAACTACCCACACCCACAAGCCcgcccacaaacacacagacagagCAGCTGTGCACACAGTCAGCCAGAAATGGTTtgaaaattggaaattaaCAAAAAGCGAGCGGGAAAAGCGCTGGCACAAATTTAGCTgaaaatccaaacaaaaaaaaaaaacctcagTGGAAGGGTGGGATGGGCTTGTGTGCATTttccatgttgctgctgttgttcgTGCAGCATGCGAATTAGTGTTGCCACTCGACACTTTGTCCTGGCCAAAATCTGAGCCATGGCGGAGAAGAGAAGAAGAGCAGAACATCAGTGGAGGAGCGAGTGACAGCCGGCCATCGCCGACAGCAGAGAAGAGCTTGCACTTTTCTTTCGAGTGCAGTGGGCCTTTCCACTTTCTACAGCCCAATTTCCATGCCAGTTTTCCACCCGCTTTTGAATGCTTAACGTGTCACTTGGCTGCCTCAGAGTGTCGGCATGCAACTCGGCCAGCtgcaaaaatatgcaaattagaCATCAAAAATGCTTTAATGAAAATTCCGCctgcggcaaaaaaaaaaaaaagaatgaaacaCTGCCTGCAAAAAGCGCTCGCACACTTTCGCCACAACTAATGTACATTTCTTGCTACGTCACTTTCAAAGAATTTAATGCTTGCCATggcaaaattgatttcgcattttatggcgGCCGGATGCTGATTAAACTGGGCCATAAATCGTTCCGGCCAATTGACAACTGGCCATGACGTATGGCCGCCCTCGAGCGAAGTAGTTCGCTAATTATCATGAAACTGACACCTACTATGTGAAGCCATCGGCGGATTAAATAGATGTTACTGATAACTGAAAAATTCCGCTGCTTTATTCGGCTTAAATGCGCCTGCATTTACTGCATTCTCTGTGTTAATCAGTTAGCTTCGCATCGCAtgagcaaattaaataaattttgcaattaaaagttgCACTCCTTCGGAAGCATTTGTCAACGCAAATAAGCGTAAattaagtttgttttgcttctgCATTTTTCTCTTTTGGCCATCTCTTGTTGCCTCCCCATGAATCCTGGCGAATACCCATCCCAAGATACTTCCTATTCccagttttgttttgttcagGCTGTGTTTCCACGACCGATGGTTGTCATTGTTGGTTTTGTGGTGTATAcccttaaaaaaaatgtagggTTTCAAGAAACATCAGAAAGCACTCTGAAATAGATTGCTTTTTTACATTAATATGGATTGGATTAAACTATTTAAAGTTCATGGAAAGTTGATGCATACTAATATGAGATAAAAGCCTGATGATTCACATTTGATTACCAATTAGCTTATGATTTATTGGAAACTGGCTAACTAGAAGACCTGCATTGCATTAGGGTATCCAATGACCAACTAATTGGCCctataatttcattttccattttattttgcttgcTAAATGGGTAGCACCGCAATACAAGGATGGCAAGTGCAGCTTCCGCTGGAACTAAAAcggaaacaaaaatgaaaatgaaaatgcaactgaaactgaaactggaaCTCAAACGGCAGCCGAAGCTGCGACTGTAACTCACAGTCGCATTTCATGTTGTTTTAATTACTTTCTGATTTATTTAGAGTGGTGCCAAGGGGCGTGGAACATTGGAAGGGGCATG
The sequence above is drawn from the Drosophila melanogaster chromosome 2R genome and encodes:
- the CG10911 gene encoding uncharacterized protein, translating into MLVKLCAILLALGLSQAIAYPPLQLSNPHQNLVQFLIQSRDLGNDGGHTLECLDYYLPLLNDVVETYKADLNACLETASQEVSQINDNTKEERDAIDASAKSSCDALTACSTKEAAIDYFQCYSEAGSNNTKTMFTISANASELLAAVEEEVRLIKVKEEVCTNKTQRAYGESYGQLYADLGDCIAGAPIPSESTSTQASSTDSSTDSTSASTESSTDSSSVSTESSTDSSSVSTESSTDSSTDSSSASTESSTDSSSVSTESSTDSSTDSSSVSTESSTDSSTDSSSASTESSTESSSDSPSDSTESSTDSSSVSTESTTSSGEKEAAPEEDLKSLSSQNSNDLQKILKNLRVWFKNH
- the CG10912 gene encoding uncharacterized protein, translating into MQSHLIAILLATVAIGSCIANPNLISGPSRILEIMSATSDIQRNNPQLTVECFDYYNDVFKTEYAEYVDEYNLCVDKYDGGYEQVLEQYNSVVWDLSNSTFESCMFLLDCDKQNNSENALSCYSTEGPTYSKQLSNVAANASVSVSSLRQQVETLVFTRDQCCSATSRNYEIRSGESYEDLQKCLSGENPVPERSTTTTSSSSSSSTSTTAANPTTTTTTPSPSTTTSSSSTSSTTRSPSTVAHFSSVENSSGNSQHRFPRRLDNIFKHIL